A window of the bacterium genome harbors these coding sequences:
- the infA gene encoding translation initiation factor IF-1, with protein sequence MPKEEGIKVDGTIIETLPNASFRVELENGHKVLAHISGKMRMHFIKILPGDKVTVELSPYDLSRGRITYRYK encoded by the coding sequence ATGCCCAAAGAAGAAGGGATCAAGGTCGACGGCACCATCATTGAGACATTGCCCAATGCCTCCTTCCGCGTGGAGCTGGAGAACGGCCACAAAGTGCTGGCGCACATCTCCGGCAAGATGCGGATGCATTTTATCAAGATTCTGCCCGGCGACAAAGTGACAGTTGAGCTTTCGCCGTATGATCTTTCGCGCGGGCGGATTACGTATCGCTATAAATAA
- the rpmJ gene encoding 50S ribosomal protein L36, which translates to MKVRSSIKKICEKCKIIRRKGKILVICPANPKHKQRQG; encoded by the coding sequence ATGAAGGTTCGTTCCTCGATAAAGAAAATTTGTGAGAAGTGCAAAATCATTCGGCGCAAGGGCAAGATCCTGGTGATCTGCCCCGCCAATCCCAAACACAAGCAGCGCCAGGGATGA
- the rpsM gene encoding 30S ribosomal protein S13 has translation MARIAGVDLPRDKRVDIALTYIFGIGRSNARAIIAEAGVDPALRVKDLSTDDVAKIRSAIGANYKVEGALRAEISMNIKRLMDIGCYRGLRHRRGLPVRGQRTHTNARTRRGRRRMVGGKSASAAKSSAKK, from the coding sequence GTGGCTCGAATTGCGGGCGTTGATTTACCTCGTGACAAGCGAGTCGATATCGCATTGACTTACATCTTCGGCATCGGGCGCAGCAACGCGCGCGCGATCATTGCCGAGGCGGGCGTGGATCCCGCGCTTCGCGTGAAGGACTTGTCGACCGACGACGTTGCCAAGATCCGCTCCGCGATTGGCGCCAACTACAAGGTGGAAGGCGCGCTGCGCGCGGAAATCTCGATGAACATCAAGCGGTTGATGGATATCGGCTGTTATCGCGGCTTGCGCCATCGTCGCGGGCTGCCGGTGCGCGGCCAGCGCACCCACACCAACGCGCGCACGCGCCGCGGTCGCCGCCGGATGGTGGGCGGCAAGTCGGCGTCGGCGGCCAAGTCGTCCGCCAAGAAGTGA
- the rpsK gene encoding 30S ribosomal protein S11, which yields MANPKKKRTKKKEKVDANGLAHIQATFNNTIVSLTDIYGNIISWASAGKVGFKGSRKSTPFAAQVAAENAARAAMDLGLRRVEVLVKGPGSGREAAVRSLQAAGLEISAIKDVTPIPHNGCRPPKRRRV from the coding sequence TTGGCTAATCCAAAGAAAAAGCGCACCAAGAAGAAAGAAAAAGTCGATGCCAACGGCTTGGCGCACATTCAGGCGACCTTCAACAACACCATCGTGTCGTTGACGGACATTTACGGCAACATCATCTCGTGGGCTTCGGCCGGCAAGGTCGGGTTCAAAGGGTCGCGCAAGAGCACGCCGTTCGCGGCGCAGGTGGCTGCGGAAAATGCCGCCCGCGCGGCGATGGACCTGGGGCTGCGCCGGGTGGAAGTGCTGGTGAAGGGCCCCGGCTCGGGCCGGGAGGCGGCGGTGCGGTCGCTGCAAGCCGCGGGGCTGGAAATCTCCGCGATCAAAGACGTGACCCCGATTCCGCACAATGGTTGTCGTCCCCCGAAGCGTCGTCGCGTTTAA
- the rpsD gene encoding 30S ribosomal protein S4, with product MARYIGPVCKLCRREEKKLFLKGAKCTSPKCPIEKRNFPPGQHGKNRRFKVSEYGLQLREKQKMRRIYGLLERQFHNTYKKALRVKGVTGENLLRLLERRLDNIVYRLGFAPSRNAARQLVRHRHFMVNDRLVDVPSYLVKSGDVIKVREKSRKLEIIHASMRKMREGKALPWLDLNKANLTGTVLEIPARADIPTEVNEGLIVELYSK from the coding sequence ATGGCAAGATATATCGGTCCCGTTTGCAAGCTCTGCCGGCGGGAAGAGAAGAAGCTCTTCCTTAAAGGCGCCAAATGCACTTCGCCGAAGTGCCCGATCGAGAAACGCAACTTCCCGCCCGGGCAGCACGGCAAGAACCGGCGCTTCAAGGTCTCGGAATACGGCCTGCAGTTGCGCGAGAAGCAGAAGATGCGCCGCATCTATGGCCTGCTGGAGCGGCAATTCCACAACACTTACAAGAAGGCGCTGCGCGTGAAGGGCGTCACCGGCGAGAACTTGCTGCGCTTGCTTGAACGCCGGCTCGACAACATCGTTTACCGTCTGGGGTTCGCGCCTTCGCGCAATGCCGCCCGGCAGTTGGTGCGGCACCGCCATTTCATGGTGAATGACCGCCTGGTCGACGTCCCCTCCTATCTGGTGAAGAGCGGCGATGTCATCAAAGTGCGCGAGAAAAGCCGGAAGCTGGAAATCATCCACGCTTCCATGCGCAAAATGCGGGAAGGCAAAGCCCTGCCGTGGTTGGACCTGAACAAGGCCAACCTCACCGGCACCGTGCTCGAGATTCCGGCGCGCGCGGATATTCCGACGGAAGTGAACGAAGGCCTCATCGTTGAATTGTACTCGAAGTAA